The nucleotide sequence TAGAGCAACGTTACGTTTCCCCGCCTGGCGGCCTCCACCACTGGCCGCCAGGTCTCGGGGCGGGACTCGAGCTCCGCGAAGTACCGCCGCTTGAACTCCTCCCACTTCGCCGGGTCGTGCCCGAACCACCGTCGCAGGGCCGCACTGGGAGCCACTTCCCGAAGCCACCCGTGTATCCGGAGATCCTCCCTCCGCATGCCCCGGGGCCAGAGACGA is from Armatimonadota bacterium and encodes:
- a CDS encoding DUF488 family protein — its product is MIRVKRAYDPAEPDDGERYLVDRLWPRGMRREDLRIHGWLREVAPSAALRRWFGHDPAKWEEFKRRYFAELESRPETWRPVVEAARRGNVTLLYSARDPLHNNAVALQGFLEHRQKNSPGDSRS